Proteins from a single region of bacterium:
- a CDS encoding pre-peptidase C-terminal domain-containing protein: MGDNGYKKLILFLYILFALKVYPQAMERELSIGYVYPAGGQQGSVVQVTVGGQNLRDVSDAYITGDGITIKKVIHIPPLNARQRQELQRRINDLRRKYRGLPPETSSSTTPEEPITFPPHPLLQNLDNLTPKEIEKVVEIFIMPFRRIQRKTSIQEMVLIDMEILPSATPGNREIRLLTPRGMTNPLYFQVGTIPEAIEEEPNDPNIEGLLIYNIPVVFNGQIMPGDVDRFRFYGRKGQNLVIEVNARTLIPYMADAVPGWFQATLALYDSNNKEIVYIDDYRFSPDPVILFNVPKDGEYTVEIKDALYRGREDFVYRLSISEKPFITYIFPPGGKEGDKAVVSVYGVNLTEKYLTLDTLPGPFIRKVFLYNNDGXSNPVLYALDNLPEYTEDKPNNSITDAEYITLPRTINGRIEKPGDVDVYKIECSTGFELVAEVYARRLNSPLDSLLRIIDSSGNILIWNDDNPDKASGLTTHHADSYIRYKIPKDGTYFIQISDAQGHGGEEYIYRLRLSNPSPDFTVMITPSTINIPAGSSIPFDVHIIRKDGFNGPVEIFLKDTPDGFVISGNKIPSGKNFIRMTITAPITGGSSVMKINMEARAIINDVEVVRPVIPAENMMQAFGPTHLVPAETSFLVVLKPSFRAVSMALTDTAPLKISKGKDIQIQAKVPFRMSAEEIILELKEPAEGISIEHTEIKNGLLLFILKTDSNRVKEGLADNLIIEVFTNSPVGPPDEKGSRTKQKVSRGFLPAIPFEII; encoded by the coding sequence ATGGGAGATAATGGATATAAAAAACTGATTCTTTTTCTGTACATTTTATTCGCCTTAAAAGTATATCCACAGGCAATGGAACGTGAACTTTCTATCGGATATGTCTATCCTGCTGGTGGTCAGCAGGGGTCTGTAGTCCAAGTAACTGTAGGCGGGCAGAACCTCAGGGATGTTTCAGATGCCTATATAACAGGTGATGGAATTACTATAAAGAAAGTAATACATATTCCACCTCTTAATGCGAGACAGAGGCAGGAACTTCAGAGAAGGATTAATGATTTAAGAAGGAAATATAGAGGACTACCTCCAGAAACATCATCTTCTACAACTCCAGAAGAACCTATAACTTTTCCTCCGCATCCATTGCTACAAAACCTTGATAACTTAACACCAAAAGAGATTGAAAAGGTGGTAGAGATTTTTATTATGCCTTTTAGACGGATTCAGAGGAAAACCTCCATCCAGGAGATGGTGCTTATTGATATGGAAATTCTTCCTTCGGCTACACCGGGCAACAGAGAAATACGGCTTCTAACACCGAGGGGTATGACAAACCCACTCTATTTTCAGGTAGGGACGATACCTGAAGCAATAGAGGAAGAACCCAATGACCCCAATATAGAAGGACTACTCATTTATAATATCCCTGTGGTCTTCAATGGTCAGATTATGCCTGGTGATGTGGATAGGTTCAGGTTTTATGGACGTAAAGGACAGAACCTTGTAATTGAAGTTAATGCGAGAACACTTATTCCCTATATGGCAGATGCAGTCCCTGGCTGGTTTCAAGCGACATTAGCCCTTTATGATTCAAATAATAAAGAGATAGTATATATTGATGACTACAGGTTCAGTCCGGACCCTGTTATATTGTTTAATGTCCCCAAAGATGGCGAATATACTGTTGAGATAAAAGATGCCCTTTACCGTGGAAGAGAGGACTTTGTATATCGGCTTTCCATCAGTGAAAAACCCTTTATTACTTATATATTTCCACCAGGTGGCAAAGAAGGAGATAAAGCAGTTGTTTCTGTCTATGGTGTAAATCTTACTGAAAAGTATCTTACCCTTGACACATTACCGGGTCCCTTTATAAGGAAAGTTTTTCTTTATAATAATGATGGANATTCAAATCCTGTCTTATATGCATTAGATAATCTACCCGAATATACTGAAGATAAACCAAATAATTCAATAACCGACGCTGAATATATTACACTGCCCCGGACAATAAACGGAAGGATTGAAAAACCTGGTGATGTTGATGTTTATAAAATTGAGTGTTCTACTGGATTTGAACTTGTTGCTGAGGTTTACGCCAGAAGATTGAATTCACCCCTTGATTCACTTTTACGGATTATAGATAGTTCAGGTAATATCCTTATATGGAATGATGATAACCCTGATAAAGCATCAGGACTTACTACACACCATGCGGACTCATATATTCGTTACAAGATACCAAAAGATGGAACATATTTCATTCAGATATCAGATGCGCAAGGTCATGGTGGAGAAGAATATATATACCGACTCAGATTAAGTAATCCATCCCCAGATTTTACAGTAATGATTACCCCTTCTACCATAAACATACCTGCAGGTAGTTCTATACCCTTTGATGTTCACATCATAAGAAAAGATGGTTTTAATGGACCGGTGGAGATATTTCTTAAAGACACTCCTGATGGATTTGTCATTTCAGGAAATAAAATACCCTCTGGAAAAAACTTCATACGGATGACAATTACTGCACCGATTACAGGAGGGTCTTCTGTTATGAAAATAAATATGGAAGCAAGGGCTATTATCAATGATGTAGAAGTAGTCAGACCTGTAATCCCTGCAGAGAATATGATGCAGGCATTCGGACCAACACATCTGGTTCCTGCTGAAACATCTTTTCTTGTAGTGTTAAAACCCAGTTTCAGGGCAGTTTCAATGGCTCTAACAGATACTGCCCCTCTAAAAATTTCAAAAGGCAAAGATATACAGATTCAAGCAAAAGTTCCTTTTCGTATGTCTGCAGAGGAGATTATTTTAGAATTAAAAGAACCAGCGGAAGGAATATCTATTGAACACACAGAAATTAAAAATGGACTTCTTCTTTTTATATTGAAAACAGATAGTAATAGAGTTAAGGAAGGACTTGCTGACAATTTAATAATTGAGGTCTTCACCAATTCACCAGTAGGTCCACCGGATGAAAAGGGGAGTAGAACAAAGCAGAAGGTCTCAAGGGGCTTTTTGCCTGCTATTCCTTTTGAGATTATATAA
- a CDS encoding DUF1501 domain-containing protein, producing MKKTGILAGIIILLCNFHLYGDIHTKSQAKAVIQIWLWGGPSHLDTLDPKPDAGHDYCGPFDKTVQTNVPGVEINAMLPNLANIADKYSIIRSMTHGINAHETASYVMQTGQPAGERNVYPSIGAVVSLFKGYDYGYKGVIPPYVILTTSQGRFSEVGFLSSKYEPFVTGGDPNREPFAVEGIVLEGLSEKRQEYRKELLENIDSFRKYLPSSKEFENFDRTRTQAWEMIEEGKKIFDLSSEPDEIRDRYGRNTFGQSCLMARRLVENGVVYITINYQGWDTHSQHFQTMRQKLPEFDKGLSALIQDLSDRGLLETTIVWVSGEFGRTPEISWEPPWNGGRGHYGNCFSVLVAGGGFKGGCIVGSSDEKGEYVKERPVYPQDLLGSIYYLLGIDPERTFPDEYGKNLRILPPIEKGEGKGLLWEIMDIKN from the coding sequence ATGAAAAAGACAGGTATATTAGCAGGGATAATAATCTTATTGTGTAATTTTCATTTATATGGAGACATCCATACAAAATCACAGGCAAAAGCAGTTATTCAGATATGGCTTTGGGGTGGTCCTTCACATCTTGACACTCTTGACCCTAAGCCAGATGCTGGACATGATTACTGTGGTCCGTTTGACAAAACAGTACAGACAAATGTTCCTGGAGTAGAGATAAATGCGATGTTGCCAAACCTTGCGAATATTGCAGATAAATACTCTATTATCCGCAGCATGACACACGGTATCAATGCCCATGAGACAGCTTCCTATGTTATGCAGACAGGTCAGCCAGCAGGAGAAAGAAATGTGTATCCGAGTATAGGTGCTGTTGTTTCTCTGTTCAAAGGATATGACTATGGTTATAAAGGTGTTATTCCACCTTATGTAATCTTAACCACATCTCAAGGCAGATTTTCAGAGGTGGGCTTTTTATCTTCAAAATATGAACCATTTGTTACAGGTGGAGACCCGAATAGAGAACCTTTTGCCGTTGAAGGTATTGTACTTGAAGGTCTCTCTGAAAAAAGACAGGAATACAGAAAAGAACTACTTGAGAACATAGATTCTTTCAGAAAGTACCTTCCTTCAAGTAAAGAATTTGAAAATTTTGATAGGACAAGAACACAGGCATGGGAGATGATAGAAGAAGGGAAGAAGATTTTTGACCTGTCTTCAGAGCCCGACGAGATAAGAGATAGATATGGAAGAAATACATTTGGACAGTCCTGTCTTATGGCAAGACGTCTTGTAGAAAATGGTGTGGTATATATTACCATTAACTACCAGGGCTGGGATACCCACAGCCAACATTTTCAAACAATGAGACAGAAACTTCCAGAGTTTGATAAAGGGTTATCAGCGCTCATTCAAGACCTTTCTGACCGTGGACTTCTTGAGACCACAATTGTATGGGTATCAGGAGAGTTTGGAAGAACCCCAGAGATTTCATGGGAACCACCATGGAATGGAGGAAGAGGACACTATGGTAACTGTTTCTCTGTTCTGGTCGCAGGTGGTGGGTTTAAAGGGGGATGTATTGTTGGATCTTCTGATGAAAAAGGAGAATATGTGAAGGAAAGACCTGTTTATCCCCAGGACCTGTTAGGGAGTATTTATTATCTACTCGGTATTGACCCAGAAAGAACATTTCCTGATGAATATGGCAAGAATTTAAGAATCCTGCCACCTATAGAAAAAGGGGAAGGAAAGGGACTTTTATGGGAGATAATGGATATAAAAAACTGA
- a CDS encoding DUF1549 and DUF1553 domain-containing protein, whose product MKIRKVLLIVSIITFQKLLSGEFIVPYETSTWSISETEIDRYVLGRLKEKGIEPANPCSDEVFIRRIYLDVIGTLPEPEEVKQFLNDRHPEKRKILIDKLLESDTFADYWSLKWCDILRVKSEFPINLWPNAVQTYHRWIISALRENMPYDRFVRELLTSSGSNFRVPPVNFYRAVQGRDPISIAGAVALTFMGTRTENWDENKKKEMAMFFSRIAYKKTDEWKEEIVYLNPAPSEEITAVLPDAKRVKIPSDADPRIIFADWLIRDDNPYFAKNIVNRIWYWLMGRGIIHPPDDIRDDNPPSNPELLAYLEKELVKNNYDLKHIYRIILNSRTYQQSFIPKSTHPDAEMLFAYYPVRRLDAEVLSDILCKIGGTGEEYISRIPEPFTFIPKYQRNILLADGSITGPFLELFCRPSRDTGLESERNNNITSAQQMYLLNSSGLYRKIQSSAILRRISILSKSNPEEAIRNGYLLLLSRYPTGEEIDKCKGYSQKEGISFKEAVEDITWALINSKEFLYRH is encoded by the coding sequence ATGAAGATAAGAAAAGTATTACTTATTGTATCAATTATAACTTTTCAAAAACTTTTATCTGGAGAGTTTATAGTACCATACGAAACTTCTACCTGGTCTATCTCAGAAACAGAGATTGATAGATATGTATTGGGTAGATTAAAAGAAAAAGGCATTGAACCAGCAAATCCCTGCTCAGATGAGGTATTTATAAGAAGGATATATCTTGATGTAATAGGAACACTACCAGAACCTGAAGAAGTGAAACAATTTTTAAATGATAGACACCCTGAAAAAAGGAAGATATTGATAGATAAACTTCTGGAAAGCGATACATTTGCTGACTACTGGTCTTTAAAATGGTGTGATATACTACGGGTAAAATCAGAATTCCCCATTAATCTCTGGCCCAATGCTGTTCAGACATACCACAGATGGATAATATCTGCTTTAAGAGAAAATATGCCTTATGATAGATTTGTGAGAGAACTTTTAACCTCCAGTGGGAGTAACTTCCGTGTACCACCTGTGAATTTTTATAGAGCAGTTCAGGGACGGGACCCAATCTCTATTGCAGGTGCAGTAGCACTTACCTTTATGGGGACACGGACTGAAAACTGGGATGAAAACAAAAAGAAAGAGATGGCTATGTTTTTTTCACGGATTGCTTATAAAAAAACAGATGAATGGAAAGAAGAGATAGTATATCTCAACCCTGCCCCTTCCGAAGAGATTACTGCTGTGTTGCCTGATGCTAAAAGAGTGAAAATCCCATCCGATGCAGACCCGCGTATCATCTTTGCTGATTGGTTGATAAGGGATGATAACCCTTATTTTGCTAAAAATATCGTTAATCGTATATGGTACTGGCTGATGGGTAGAGGAATTATCCATCCACCGGATGATATAAGAGATGATAATCCTCCTTCAAACCCTGAATTGCTTGCATATCTTGAAAAGGAACTGGTAAAGAATAATTATGACCTCAAACACATCTATCGGATAATACTTAACTCCCGCACCTATCAACAATCATTTATTCCCAAAAGTACACATCCTGATGCAGAAATGCTTTTTGCTTATTATCCTGTAAGACGGCTTGATGCAGAGGTGCTTTCAGACATTTTGTGTAAAATCGGTGGTACAGGTGAGGAATATATCAGCCGTATTCCAGAACCATTTACTTTTATTCCGAAGTATCAACGTAATATACTTCTTGCAGATGGAAGTATTACAGGACCATTTCTTGAACTCTTTTGTAGACCTTCCAGAGATACAGGGCTGGAATCTGAAAGAAACAATAACATAACATCCGCACAGCAGATGTACCTTTTAAACTCCAGTGGACTCTATAGAAAAATTCAATCAAGTGCTATTTTGAGAAGGATATCTATTCTGTCAAAAAGTAATCCAGAAGAGGCAATTAGAAATGGATATCTCCTGTTACTATCCCGGTATCCAACAGGTGAAGAGATAGATAAATGTAAAGGATATTCTCAAAAAGAAGGAATATCATTTAAAGAAGCAGTTGAGGATATAACATGGGCACTTATAAACAGCAAGGAATTTTTATACAGACATTAA